In the Oceanithermus desulfurans genome, one interval contains:
- the bshB1 gene encoding bacillithiol biosynthesis deacetylase BshB1, with the protein MTLDLLVVAPHPDDAELGAGGTLAKAARAGRAVGVVDLTRGELGSKGDPETRAREAEAAARVLGLALRENLGFPDGGLTDDAGMAAVLAERIRALKPRVLLAPHPEDRHPDHVGAAALVHRALHLAGLARADVEGRPHKPERLLHYPGNDPVRPDLLVDVSRVIEVWEAAVRAFASQFAGEDVSETVGPAGLEARRALRRYWGQLAGVAYAEPFVSPRPWLVDLP; encoded by the coding sequence GTGACGCTCGACCTGCTCGTGGTGGCCCCGCACCCCGACGACGCCGAGCTGGGCGCCGGAGGTACGCTGGCCAAGGCGGCCCGGGCCGGCCGCGCAGTGGGCGTGGTCGACCTCACCCGCGGCGAGCTGGGTAGCAAGGGCGACCCCGAGACCCGCGCCCGCGAGGCCGAGGCGGCGGCGCGGGTGCTGGGATTGGCGCTGCGCGAGAACCTGGGCTTTCCCGACGGAGGGCTCACGGACGACGCCGGCATGGCGGCGGTCCTGGCGGAGCGGATCCGCGCTCTGAAGCCGCGGGTGCTGCTGGCGCCCCACCCCGAGGACCGCCACCCCGATCACGTGGGGGCCGCGGCGCTGGTGCACCGGGCGCTGCACCTGGCCGGGCTCGCCCGCGCGGACGTCGAGGGCCGGCCCCACAAGCCCGAACGCCTGCTGCACTATCCGGGTAACGACCCCGTACGCCCGGACCTGCTCGTCGACGTCAGCAGGGTGATCGAGGTCTGGGAAGCGGCGGTGCGGGCCTTCGCCAGCCAGTTCGCCGGGGAGGATGTCAGCGAAACCGTCGGCCCGGCGGGGCTGGAGGCCCGCCGGGCGCTGCGCCGCTACTGGGGCCAGCTCGCGGGGGTGGCCTACGCCGAGCCGTTCGTGAGCCCCCGGCCGTGGCTCGTCGACCTGCCCTAG
- a CDS encoding ABC transporter permease: MSERFAKVRTLLAVYFAYMLEYRAEIVFWILGGLVPFFFMAAWSEAARQGYTAYTPLQYARYFFAVFVARQLSVVWANWTFSDWVRTGKLSFHLLQPLDPAWRIFADHVAERGVRLPLLILIGLVFALLFPGALVWPGWAPLLLGLAASTLAFLLSFLVAYAVGLLSFWFEDATEIFELWYVLVLFFSGMLAPLSLYPEAVQRVLLWTPFPHLVYLPASYWSGLDSPDPRGFAVLGAWTLVFFATTRLLWWLGRRRYSAMGA, encoded by the coding sequence ATGAGCGAACGCTTCGCCAAGGTGCGCACCCTCCTGGCCGTCTACTTCGCCTACATGCTGGAGTACCGGGCCGAGATCGTCTTCTGGATTCTGGGCGGGCTCGTCCCCTTCTTCTTCATGGCCGCCTGGAGCGAGGCGGCGCGCCAGGGGTACACCGCCTACACCCCGCTCCAGTACGCGCGCTACTTCTTTGCCGTCTTCGTCGCGCGGCAGCTGAGCGTCGTCTGGGCCAACTGGACCTTCAGCGACTGGGTACGCACCGGCAAGCTCTCCTTCCACCTGCTCCAGCCCCTCGACCCCGCCTGGCGGATCTTCGCCGACCACGTCGCCGAGCGAGGGGTGCGCCTGCCCTTGCTGATTCTGATCGGGCTGGTCTTCGCGCTGCTCTTTCCGGGGGCGCTGGTCTGGCCCGGTTGGGCTCCGCTGCTCCTGGGGCTCGCCGCCAGCACGCTGGCCTTCCTGCTCAGCTTTCTGGTGGCCTACGCGGTGGGGTTGCTTTCGTTCTGGTTCGAGGACGCGACCGAGATCTTCGAGCTCTGGTACGTGCTGGTGCTCTTTTTCTCGGGGATGCTGGCGCCGCTTTCGCTCTACCCCGAGGCGGTGCAGCGGGTGCTGCTGTGGACGCCGTTCCCCCACCTCGTCTACCTGCCGGCCTCGTACTGGTCGGGGCTCGACTCCCCCGACCCGCGGGGCTTCGCGGTGCTGGGGGCCTGGACGCTCGTCTTCTTCGCTACCACGCGGCTGCTCTGGTGGCTGGGCCGCCGCCGCTACAGCGCCATGGGGGCCTAG
- the plsY gene encoding glycerol-3-phosphate 1-O-acyltransferase PlsY codes for MSLYALVTLLLAYLFGSVPAGVLIARLYGVNIREVGSGNIGATNVLRALGWGPALVVFAFDMFKGGLAVLIARALGVDGWLLGGVALAAVLGQNFSVFLGFKGGKGVATSFGTVLFLDPEVALFGLIVALVVIALTRYVSAGSLTGTFAGLVYAAFAGRPPWELAALALLVALVFWTHRENVVRLQQGRERRLGEKADKKPRYP; via the coding sequence GTGAGCCTCTACGCCCTCGTCACCCTGCTGCTCGCCTACCTGTTCGGATCCGTTCCCGCGGGCGTGCTGATCGCGCGCCTCTACGGGGTGAACATCCGCGAGGTCGGCTCGGGCAACATCGGAGCCACCAACGTGCTGCGGGCGCTGGGGTGGGGTCCGGCACTCGTCGTCTTCGCCTTCGACATGTTCAAGGGGGGGCTGGCGGTGCTGATCGCCCGGGCCCTGGGCGTCGACGGCTGGCTGCTGGGCGGCGTGGCGCTGGCCGCGGTGCTGGGGCAGAACTTCTCCGTCTTCCTGGGTTTCAAGGGCGGCAAGGGTGTGGCCACCAGCTTCGGCACCGTCCTCTTCCTCGATCCCGAGGTCGCCCTCTTCGGGCTGATCGTGGCCCTCGTCGTCATCGCATTGACGCGCTACGTTTCCGCAGGCAGCCTGACGGGCACCTTTGCGGGCCTCGTCTACGCGGCCTTTGCAGGCCGGCCACCCTGGGAGCTGGCGGCGCTGGCCCTGCTGGTCGCCCTCGTCTTCTGGACCCACCGCGAGAACGTGGTGCGGCTGCAGCAGGGCAGGGAGCGCCGGCTGGGGGAGAAGGCCGACAAGAAGCCGAGGTACCCGTGA
- a CDS encoding ABC transporter ATP-binding protein, which produces MAAPAVLAEQLSKTFLVAEKDPGFAGTLRHFVRRRYRRIEAVRRVSFAIAPGEVVGFLGPNGAGKTTTLKMLTGLIQPTAGRARVLERDPYRREAALLRNLTLVMGNKQQLIWDLPVLDSLRVNAAVYEIPWAEAERRTAELAAMLEVEEVLRQPVRKLSLGQRMKAELLASLLHRPRVLFLDEPTLGLDVNAQLAVRRFLKAYRERYGATLLLTSHYMADIEALAERVIVIHEGRLLYDGWLRGLVERYAPFKEVRLELTAPVPAGAFERYGRVEEVQGSRVRLLVDKGALTGVVADLLGRFEVRDLTVDEPPLEEVIGRIFAEGAV; this is translated from the coding sequence TTGGCAGCCCCGGCCGTCCTCGCCGAACAGCTGAGCAAGACCTTCCTGGTCGCCGAGAAGGACCCCGGCTTCGCGGGCACGCTGCGGCACTTCGTGCGCCGTCGCTACCGCCGCATCGAGGCCGTGCGCAGGGTAAGCTTCGCCATCGCGCCCGGCGAGGTGGTGGGCTTCCTGGGCCCCAACGGCGCGGGCAAGACGACGACGCTCAAGATGCTGACCGGGCTGATCCAGCCCACGGCCGGCCGCGCGCGGGTGCTGGAGCGCGACCCCTACCGGCGCGAAGCGGCGCTGCTGCGGAACCTGACGTTGGTGATGGGCAACAAGCAGCAGCTCATCTGGGACTTGCCGGTGCTCGATTCCTTGCGCGTCAACGCTGCGGTCTACGAGATCCCCTGGGCCGAGGCCGAGCGCCGCACCGCGGAGCTGGCGGCGATGCTCGAGGTCGAGGAGGTGCTGCGCCAGCCGGTGCGCAAGCTCAGCCTGGGGCAGCGGATGAAGGCCGAGCTGCTGGCTTCGCTCTTGCACCGGCCGCGGGTGCTCTTCCTTGACGAGCCCACCCTGGGCCTCGACGTGAACGCCCAGCTGGCGGTACGCCGCTTCCTGAAGGCCTACCGCGAGCGCTACGGGGCGACGCTGCTCCTCACCAGCCACTACATGGCCGACATCGAGGCACTGGCCGAGCGGGTGATCGTGATCCACGAGGGGCGGCTGCTTTACGACGGGTGGCTCAGGGGGCTGGTCGAGCGCTACGCCCCCTTCAAGGAGGTGCGCCTCGAGCTGACCGCGCCGGTTCCCGCCGGGGCCTTCGAGCGCTACGGTCGGGTGGAGGAGGTGCAGGGCTCCCGCGTGCGCCTCCTGGTGGACAAGGGGGCGCTGACCGGGGTGGTCGCCGACCTGCTGGGCCGCTTCGAGGTGCGCGACCTGACCGTGGACGAGCCGCCGCTGGAAGAGGTGATTGGACGCATCTTTGCGGAGGGGGCGGTATGA
- a CDS encoding ABC transporter permease: MRYLRLIGIFWAASAAARMEYRAAFAVSIVAAFVETGGKLFGVYLFYASGYDLGGWRWQEALLVLGLAQMVDAFFVLIFQPNLRRISEMVQDGTLDFVLLKPVDSQFWMSVQQVGVVGLPYLALALGVVGYAGAASGLSPAGWLVLAVAAAGALLLAYALAFLFATTSIWFVKIFNVVFFLSSMIWSAQYPVQAYARPFRLFLTFVLPVYFMTTAPAELALGRAAGGASWAIFLVALGLFALSRAFWRFALRFYTSASS, from the coding sequence GTGCGTTACCTGAGACTGATCGGCATCTTCTGGGCCGCCTCCGCGGCGGCGCGCATGGAGTACCGCGCCGCCTTCGCGGTCTCCATCGTAGCGGCCTTCGTCGAGACCGGGGGCAAGCTCTTCGGGGTCTACCTCTTCTACGCCAGCGGCTACGACCTGGGCGGCTGGCGCTGGCAGGAAGCGCTGCTGGTGCTGGGGCTCGCGCAGATGGTGGACGCCTTCTTCGTCCTCATCTTCCAGCCCAACCTGCGCCGCATCTCGGAGATGGTGCAGGACGGCACCCTCGACTTCGTGCTCCTCAAGCCGGTGGACAGCCAGTTCTGGATGAGCGTGCAGCAGGTCGGGGTCGTGGGCTTGCCGTACCTGGCGCTGGCCCTGGGGGTCGTGGGCTACGCCGGAGCGGCGTCGGGGCTTTCCCCCGCGGGCTGGCTGGTGCTCGCGGTCGCGGCCGCGGGCGCGTTGCTGCTGGCGTACGCGCTGGCCTTCCTGTTCGCCACGACCTCGATCTGGTTCGTCAAGATCTTCAACGTCGTCTTCTTCCTCAGCTCCATGATCTGGAGCGCCCAGTATCCGGTGCAGGCGTACGCGCGCCCTTTCCGGCTCTTCCTTACCTTCGTGCTGCCCGTCTACTTCATGACCACGGCGCCGGCGGAGCTGGCGCTGGGGCGGGCGGCCGGCGGCGCGTCCTGGGCCATCTTTCTCGTGGCTCTCGGGCTCTTCGCGCTCTCCCGGGCCTTCTGGCGCTTCGCCCTGCGCTTCTACACCTCGGCTTCGAGTTGA